The following coding sequences lie in one Rissa tridactyla isolate bRisTri1 chromosome Z, bRisTri1.patW.cur.20221130, whole genome shotgun sequence genomic window:
- the PTAR1 gene encoding protein prenyltransferase alpha subunit repeat-containing protein 1 translates to MAESPEEVAVLVQRVVKDIRNAFQRNPHIDEIGLIPCPEARYNRSPIVLVENKLGVESWCVKFLLPYVHNKLLLYRQRKQWLNKDELIDITCTLLLLNPDFTTAWNVRKELILSGTLNPLKDLHLGKLALTKFPKSPETWIHRRWVLQQLIQENSLPSHVTKGNLGAAPVERIHRLVQEEMNVCSEAAGRYPSNYNAWSHRIWVLQHLGKLTVKVLLDELSSTKYWVSMHVSDHSGFHYRQFLLKSLIGRTVTDNNVLVQNQLGNEQNPSLQKEEESAGAEAACAEEQSVDLPRHLEEELELCTELIDTYPGHETLWCHRRRVFYLQHHLSNKIPLLSAVVSSVDSSDETLNNSHHSSATSHMAQAMDVDGLNESSSKQGYTQETKRLKRAPMQDSLGPEMEYQFIDKVLSTCRDADQARFATAYRKWLVTFLGQ, encoded by the exons agaCGAAATTGGATTAATACCCTGCCCTGAAGCCAGATATAACCGAAGCCCTATTGTCCTGGTGGAAAATAAGCTTGGTGTGGAGAGCTGGTGTGTAAAGTTTCTTTTGCCATATGTCCACAATAAACTTCTCCTCTacagacaaagaaaacaatgGCTGAACAAAGATG AGCTGATAGATATCACATgtaccctgctgctgctgaacccCGACTTCACCACTGCTTGGAATGTGAG GAAAGAATTAATACTGTCTGGCACTTTAAATCCACTTAAAGATCTGCATCTTGGAAAACTGGCGTTAACCAAGTTTCCAAAGAGTCCAGAAACATGGATTCATAG ACGATGGGTGCTGCAACAATTAATTCAGGAAAACTCCTTGCCCAGTCACGTGACTAAAGGAAACTTGGGAGCAGCACCTGTGGAGAGAATTCACCGACTAGTGCAGGAGGAAATGAATGTCTGCTCTGAAGCTGCTGGGAGATATCCAAGCAACTACAATGCCTGGTCCCATCGCATCTGGGTTTTACAGCATTTGGGAAAGCTGACTGTCAAG GTTCTCCTCGATGAACTTTCATCCACTAAATATTGGGTATCCATGCATGTCTCAGACCACAGTGGATTTCACTACCGCCAGTTCTTACTCAAGTCCTTGATAGGCAGAACAGTGACTGACAACAATGTACTGGTACAAAATCAATTGGGAAATGAGCAAAACCCTAGCCttcaaaaggaggaggagagtgcAGGGGCAGAAGCTGCCTGTGCAGAGGAGCAGAGTGTGGATCTCCCCCGCCATTTAGAGGAAGAGTTGGAGCTCTGCACTGAACTGATTGATACTTACCCAGGGCATGAAACCTTGTGGTGTCATAG aagGCGTGTGTTCTACCTTCAGCACCACCTGAGCAACAAAATTCCTCTTCTGAGCGCAGTGGTATCATCTGTGGACAGCAGTGACGAAACTCTGAATAATTCCCACCACAGTTCTGCAACAAGTCACATGGCACAAGCTATGGATGTTGATGGTTTGAATGAATCCAGCAGCAAACAAGGTTATACTCAAGAAACAAAACGCCTGAAGCGTGCCCCTATGCAGGACTCTCTTGGTCCAGAAATGGAATACCAGTTCATTGATAAAGTATTATCAACTTGCAGGGATGCAGACCAAGCCAGGTTTGCTACTGCTTATAGGAAATGGTTAGTTACTTTTTTAGGTCAGTGA